A window of Oncorhynchus keta strain PuntledgeMale-10-30-2019 chromosome 27, Oket_V2, whole genome shotgun sequence contains these coding sequences:
- the LOC118376472 gene encoding uncharacterized protein LOC118376472 encodes MAGCDSSVSMALDGFNNLLHKLRESHDREVQKWQEKLQELTNKKGCDTKRMEELFNRNQQLREQQRLLTDNIKQLENRLRAGLCDRCTVTQDVAKRRQQEYETSQIQSLQHISILAGEMNMMKKENQRLREEVRHLRVALEGQSGHSSSQDATPEVRYSADLSPSAMPHILTAIRSFNQTPEGATAGLSIVKTETDHSLSLRVDETLPECRDVRGLNGKQSYESHKLLSMSTPITQALRPEHSTARGNTGQKRAHSVEVVGQQRSPVAPTIPHPLLVQKDRHLPSSSSFSSSLSTSSSLPGDEKHSRHLVHAPVPYWPHPIKSARLSLPWPLPEHSDWVTVATSVDDGLVSQSKHNPNLPRFPNLQTYVQQNSSLGKAWLKPSHPPQACLTRSLSTEHGERPTAWVQDHDRRVAPHSWREAVVQAEMVFGESLKEADCPLDLSDPGRSKSKSLQDRKASPTLQDTKASPTLQDSKASPTLQDSKASPTLQDSKASPTLQDMYIEGESSNRTTRTDSPPQSQACPPSSSSSSSSTPALPSSSSSTRPTSQQRQSPNNHNLKEEEQPEKEEAEGKVDQKTGKDSEDRKVPVLTISLRPVVLLEALNSGLQKQLFSNGKSGSRSDHQEVEGSLSESESSQRSKRTGLDTEVRCQKEEQGIVVPRRTSLSCVPP; translated from the exons ATGGCCGGCTGTGACAGCAGTGTTTCCATGGCTCTGGATGGTTTCAACAATCTCCTCCACAAACTGAGGGAGTCCCACGACCGAGAGGTCCAAA aatgGCAAGAGAAATTGCAGGAGCTAACCAATAAAAAGGGCTG TGATACAAAGAGAATGGAGGAACTGTTCAACAGGAACCAACAGCTGAGAGAGCAGCAAAGGTTACTCACAGACAACATCAAACAGCTGGAAAAcag GTTGAGGGCGGGGCTGTGTGACAGGTGTACTGTGACTCAGGATGTGGCCAAGCGCCGGCAGCAGGAGTATGAGACCTCTCAGATCCAGAGCCTACAGCACATCTCCATCCTGG CTGGAGAGATGAACATGATGAAAAAGGAGAACCAGAGGCTGCGAGAGGAAGTCAGGCATCTGAGAGTGGCACTAGA AGGTCAGAGTGGACATTCCTCCTCCCAGGATGCAACTCCAGAGGTCAGATATTCGGCTGACCTTTCACCTTCTGCTATGCCACACATCCTCACAGCCATCAGGTCTTTTAACCAGACACCAGAGGGCGCCACTGCAGGGCTGTCGATAGTGAAGACTGAGACAGACCACAGCCTCTCTCTTAGAGTTGACG AGACACTACCTGAATGCAGAGATGTGAGGGGATTGAATGGAAAACAATCCTAT GAATCCCATAAGCTCCTATCCATGTCCACTCCCATCACACAAGCATTGAGGCCAGAGCACAGTACAGCCAGAGGCAACACTGGGCAGAAGAG AGCCCATAGTGTGGAGGTGGTTGGTCAGCAACGCTCCCCTGTCGCTCCCACCATTCCACACCCCCTACTTGTCCAGAAAGACAGGCATctcccctcttcatcctccttctcatcctccttatccacctcttcctctctacctggaGATGAGAAGCACAGCCGTCACCTGGTCCATGCTCCAGTCCCTTACTGGCCGCACCCAATCAAAAGtgcccgtctctccctcccctggcccCTGCCGGAGCACTCCGACTGGGTCACCGTGGCCACCTCTGTGGACGACGGTTTGGTGTCCCAATCCAAACATAACCCCAACCTACCACGCTTCCCCAATCTACAGACCTACGTCCAGCAGAACAGCAGCCTTGGGAAGGCCTGGCTCAAGCCCAGCCACCCTCCCCAGGCCTGCCTGACCAGGAGTCTGTCCACTGAGCACGGAGAGAGACCAACAGCATGGGTACAGGACCATGACAGGAGGGTGGCGCCACACTCGTGGAGGGAGGCAGTGGTGCAGGCAGAGATGGTGTTCGGGGAGAGTCTGAAAGAGGCTGACTGTCCTCTGGACCTGTCTGATCCTGGGAGGTCCAAAAGCAAGTCGCTACAGGACAGGAAGGCCAGCCCCACGCTACAGGACACCAAGGCCAGCCCCACACTACAGGACAGCAAGGCCAGCCCCACGCTACAGGACAGCAAGGCCAGCCCCACGCTACAGGACAGCAAGGCCAGCCCCACGCTACAGGACATGTACATAGAAGGGGAGTCatctaacaggaccaccaggacGGACTCCCCGCCACAGAGCCAGGCCtgtcctccctcttcctcatcctcctcttcctccacaccTGCTCTtccttcatcttcctcttctACACGTCCCACCAgccaacagagacaaagcccCAACAACCACAACCTTAAG gaggaagagcagccaGAGAAGGAGGAAGCTGAGGGGAAAGTAGATCAAAAGACAGGAAAGGACTCTGAGGACAGGAAAGTCCCTGTTCTGACCATCTCATTGCGCCCAG TGGTGCTCCTTGAGGCTCTGAATTCTGGATTGCAGAAGCAACTTTTCTCCAACGGCAAG TCAGGGAGCAGATCAGACCACCAGGAAGTGGAAGGCAGTCTGTCTGAGTCAGAGAGCAGCCAGAGATCCAAGAGGACTGGGCTGGACACAGAGG TtcgatgtcagaaagaggaacaAGGCATTGTGGTCCCCAGGAGGACCTCTCTCAGCTGTGTTCCACCCTGA